From one Caldithrix abyssi DSM 13497 genomic stretch:
- the trxA gene encoding thioredoxin has product MVQHLTKEDFLKKVFNYEENQDWKYEGDKPCIIDFYADWCQPCKIVSPILDELSEEYAGKVDFYKIDTEVEQELAAIFGIRSIPSILFVPMNDRPQMAVGALPKDTLKQAINEVLGIEAA; this is encoded by the coding sequence ATGGTTCAACATTTAACCAAAGAAGATTTTTTGAAAAAGGTTTTCAATTACGAAGAAAATCAGGACTGGAAATATGAAGGCGATAAGCCGTGTATCATCGATTTTTACGCGGACTGGTGCCAGCCCTGTAAAATCGTTTCGCCCATTTTAGATGAGTTGTCTGAAGAATATGCGGGCAAAGTTGATTTTTACAAGATCGATACCGAAGTCGAGCAGGAATTGGCAGCCATTTTTGGCATTCGCAGCATCCCTTCGATTTTATTTGTGCCGATGAATGATCGCCCGCAGATGGCCGTTGGCGCTCTGCCAAAAGACACTTTAAAGCAGGCCATCAATGAAGTTTTAGGTATCGAAGCCGCTTAA
- a CDS encoding putative Ig domain-containing protein, which produces MKARNLLKKIIIFVLALNWTHIQAQERVAAEFISKFPPPKAIDGTPYMDGLKQLSIKDHYLFVVDEYVGVQVLDISDPENLQEVAVIYPENLAPTQNVYLTDSLAFMSCRLDGVWIIDIANPAAPQKISRIRPRAESYWVTANLPYVYIAEADSGVMIYDVQQPKSPQLVGRIQTGGFIWGVGLIQNYLYLIDKRKGLLVYDVTDPTAPLATGGQLEALKYTRSIFFEDNYAYAANGPAGLTVLDVSQPAKPKHIRTVNLKGYAYSSYKSGSTVFVGNDVLRELQFVDVQNPREPFLIGKYKSNSHIYYALKKDIYVYTAADSATLVLRYNRPPVLADIQDQVVDEDQTLTFQVKAFDPDDDAIFYSLSFLPEGAQFDSISGVFSWRPTFEQSGVYGPIVITAHERTQSQLTDSDTIRITVNHVNRPPTIAEIPDYEVDENQTLTFTIPEGEDPDKEDAGKLTYAAENLPEGATFDPQTRVFTWKPTYEQSGEYPIDFTVYDPAGAFAREATVITVHHVDRKPTLAEVPDQTVHEDELLTFTLHGSDPDKEDQNALSYAAYNLPEGATFDPATATFSWKPTFEQSGVYKDLLFVFTAGALSDSITVNITVTHVNRPPVIAAVGDKTVDENQWLQFTVSGEDPDREDFGRLQITAENLPEGATFDPDSNLFKWKPTFEQSGVYPDVLFIIHDPSGLTDTAAVTITVNHVNRPPALAEIPAKVIDENQLLTFELQGSDPDREDQGKLIYTADGLPEGALLEGNQFSWTPTYDQSGVYKITFTVSDGRLSDSQSTTITVNHVNRPPVMAELAPQTVDENQPLTFTVAGSDPDKEDTGKLTLNALNLPEGAVFDPASGKFNWTPTFEQSGVYQVSFTIQDPAGLSDTLTVPITVNHVNRTPVFAEQPPQVVDENQPLNVQLIPATDPDKEDEGKLKYTALNLPQGASFDPNTLTLSWTPTYEQSGVYTVTIQVTDGEFTVEQPLQITVNHVNRPPVLQLIADQTIDENQPWQLAVTATDPDKEDEGKLHFSTTNLPQGMTFDSTNAVFSWTPTFEQSGVYSAITVKVTDSGNLSDQKQFSITVNHVNRAPSLEPIPPIQGVENSPITFQLKGSDPDKEDDGKLVYSCANLPEGAVLDAQSGAFSWTPNFLQAGAYNLQFKVTDSGGLFAEQSVSMTIDDLNRPPQLQPIEAKKVFENQTLSFKVTGSDEDTDNTLTYSAEGLPTGAQFDAASQMFTWRPTFEQAGNYQVTFKLTDGKEETSVSVPIEVVNVNRPPQFTALTDQQVKENERLRFTVTASDPDAGTTLQLQAQNLPEGAQFNADNGTFEWTPTFEQAGVYAVTFSVSDGDTTVSKEIKITVQNVNRPPVFNEIGAQQVKENEELRFTISASDPDAGTELKFSAQNLPDGANFDPATQTFVWKPNFDQQGEHQVVFTVSDGESEVKQTVVISVQNVNRPPTINGPTSNEAQAGEAIQLRFNGSDPDGDALKFSGDNLPSGAKIDDSGNFTWTPDDGQVGAHSFVIKVSDGQEEASINVKIDVKPKPQPAPADTTGN; this is translated from the coding sequence ATGAAAGCTCGTAATCTGCTTAAAAAAATAATTATTTTTGTATTAGCTTTAAATTGGACTCATATCCAGGCGCAGGAGAGAGTAGCTGCCGAGTTTATCAGCAAATTCCCCCCTCCCAAAGCCATAGACGGAACGCCATACATGGACGGCTTAAAACAATTATCCATAAAAGATCATTATCTCTTTGTGGTGGATGAATATGTTGGTGTGCAGGTGCTGGATATCTCTGATCCTGAAAATTTGCAAGAGGTTGCCGTAATTTATCCGGAAAATCTTGCGCCCACGCAAAATGTGTATTTAACGGACTCCCTGGCTTTTATGTCCTGCCGCCTGGACGGCGTGTGGATTATTGACATCGCCAATCCTGCGGCGCCACAAAAGATTTCCCGCATTCGCCCACGAGCCGAGTCTTACTGGGTGACGGCCAACCTGCCCTATGTTTACATTGCCGAGGCCGATTCCGGGGTGATGATCTATGATGTTCAGCAGCCCAAAAGTCCGCAGCTTGTCGGAAGGATCCAGACCGGCGGTTTCATCTGGGGCGTCGGCTTAATCCAGAATTATCTCTACCTCATTGACAAACGAAAAGGATTGCTGGTTTACGACGTTACCGATCCCACCGCACCGCTGGCCACAGGCGGCCAGCTTGAAGCGCTAAAATATACGCGCAGCATCTTTTTTGAAGATAATTACGCCTATGCCGCCAACGGCCCCGCCGGTTTAACCGTGCTGGATGTCAGCCAGCCAGCCAAACCAAAGCACATCCGTACAGTAAATTTAAAAGGTTATGCCTACAGCTCCTACAAAAGCGGCTCAACGGTGTTTGTGGGCAACGACGTGCTTAGAGAATTGCAATTTGTGGACGTTCAAAATCCGCGCGAGCCTTTTTTGATCGGTAAGTACAAATCCAATTCTCATATTTACTACGCTCTGAAAAAGGACATTTATGTTTATACAGCGGCCGACTCGGCAACGCTGGTATTGCGCTACAATCGCCCGCCGGTGCTGGCCGATATACAGGATCAGGTGGTGGACGAAGATCAGACCTTAACTTTTCAGGTAAAGGCATTTGATCCTGATGACGACGCAATCTTTTACTCGCTCTCATTTTTACCGGAAGGCGCTCAGTTCGATTCCATCAGCGGTGTGTTTAGCTGGCGGCCGACCTTTGAGCAATCCGGTGTTTACGGACCAATCGTTATTACAGCCCACGAGCGCACCCAAAGCCAGCTGACCGACAGCGACACCATTCGGATTACAGTGAACCATGTAAACCGACCGCCAACCATCGCCGAAATTCCTGACTACGAAGTGGATGAAAATCAAACGCTTACTTTTACGATTCCGGAAGGCGAAGACCCGGACAAGGAAGACGCCGGTAAATTAACTTATGCGGCGGAGAATTTGCCAGAAGGAGCGACCTTCGATCCGCAGACGCGCGTCTTTACCTGGAAACCCACTTACGAGCAGTCCGGCGAGTACCCCATTGATTTTACAGTGTACGATCCTGCAGGCGCTTTTGCCAGAGAAGCCACTGTTATTACCGTACATCATGTGGATCGTAAGCCGACCCTGGCCGAGGTTCCGGATCAAACGGTCCATGAAGACGAATTGTTAACCTTTACCTTGCATGGTTCCGATCCGGATAAAGAAGATCAAAACGCTTTGAGTTACGCCGCTTATAATTTACCGGAAGGCGCAACATTCGATCCGGCAACGGCTACCTTTTCGTGGAAGCCAACCTTTGAGCAGTCTGGCGTTTACAAAGACTTGTTATTTGTTTTCACGGCCGGCGCCCTGAGCGATTCGATTACGGTCAATATTACCGTTACCCATGTCAACCGTCCGCCGGTTATTGCCGCCGTGGGCGACAAAACCGTGGATGAAAATCAGTGGTTGCAATTTACGGTTTCCGGCGAAGACCCTGACCGTGAGGATTTCGGTCGTTTACAAATTACGGCCGAAAATCTGCCTGAAGGCGCCACGTTTGACCCCGATTCCAATTTATTTAAATGGAAACCAACCTTTGAGCAGTCCGGCGTTTATCCCGATGTGCTTTTTATCATTCACGATCCTTCAGGCCTAACCGATACGGCAGCGGTAACCATTACGGTAAATCATGTCAATCGTCCGCCGGCGCTGGCTGAAATTCCCGCCAAAGTAATCGATGAAAATCAATTGCTGACCTTTGAGCTGCAGGGCAGCGATCCGGATCGGGAGGACCAGGGGAAATTAATTTACACCGCCGACGGCCTGCCAGAAGGCGCCCTGCTGGAAGGCAATCAGTTTAGCTGGACGCCTACCTACGACCAGTCCGGCGTTTACAAAATCACTTTTACGGTCAGTGACGGCCGGTTAAGCGACAGCCAATCCACAACCATCACCGTAAACCATGTCAACCGTCCGCCGGTTATGGCCGAACTCGCGCCGCAGACGGTGGATGAAAATCAACCGCTAACATTTACGGTCGCCGGTTCCGATCCGGATAAAGAAGATACCGGCAAATTAACGTTAAATGCCCTGAATCTGCCCGAAGGCGCCGTTTTCGATCCGGCCAGCGGGAAATTCAACTGGACGCCGACCTTTGAACAATCGGGCGTGTATCAGGTATCGTTTACCATTCAGGATCCTGCCGGTTTAAGCGATACGCTGACCGTGCCCATTACGGTCAATCATGTAAACCGGACGCCGGTTTTTGCCGAACAGCCGCCGCAGGTTGTAGATGAAAATCAACCGCTGAACGTTCAGTTGATTCCGGCAACGGATCCGGACAAAGAAGACGAAGGAAAGTTAAAATACACGGCGCTCAATTTGCCGCAAGGCGCCAGCTTTGACCCAAACACCCTGACCCTGAGCTGGACGCCGACCTACGAGCAGTCAGGCGTTTACACAGTGACCATTCAGGTTACGGACGGCGAATTTACCGTGGAGCAACCTTTGCAAATTACGGTAAATCACGTCAATCGTCCGCCGGTTTTACAACTCATTGCAGATCAAACCATCGACGAAAATCAGCCCTGGCAATTAGCCGTAACAGCCACAGACCCGGACAAAGAAGATGAAGGTAAATTACATTTTAGCACGACGAATCTACCCCAGGGCATGACCTTTGACTCCACCAACGCTGTCTTTTCCTGGACGCCCACCTTTGAACAATCGGGCGTTTATTCGGCTATCACGGTTAAAGTCACCGACAGCGGCAATTTATCCGATCAAAAGCAGTTCAGCATTACAGTGAATCATGTGAACCGCGCGCCATCTCTGGAGCCAATCCCCCCGATTCAGGGCGTGGAAAATTCGCCGATCACCTTTCAGTTAAAAGGCAGCGATCCGGATAAAGAGGATGACGGCAAGCTGGTTTACAGTTGCGCCAACCTGCCGGAAGGGGCCGTGCTGGACGCGCAGAGCGGAGCCTTTAGCTGGACGCCAAACTTTTTGCAGGCCGGCGCGTACAATTTGCAGTTTAAAGTAACGGACAGCGGCGGCTTATTTGCCGAACAGAGCGTATCGATGACCATCGATGACTTGAATCGCCCACCGCAATTACAGCCCATTGAAGCGAAAAAAGTTTTTGAAAATCAAACCCTCAGTTTTAAAGTAACTGGCAGCGATGAAGACACCGACAACACCCTGACTTACTCGGCGGAAGGTTTACCCACAGGCGCGCAATTTGATGCGGCCAGTCAAATGTTTACCTGGAGGCCAACCTTTGAGCAGGCCGGAAACTACCAGGTTACCTTTAAACTGACTGACGGTAAAGAAGAGACCAGCGTTTCGGTGCCCATTGAAGTGGTGAATGTCAATCGTCCGCCTCAGTTCACCGCTTTGACCGATCAGCAGGTTAAAGAAAATGAACGCCTGCGCTTTACGGTAACGGCCAGCGATCCGGATGCGGGAACTACGCTTCAGCTGCAGGCGCAAAATCTGCCGGAAGGAGCGCAATTTAACGCCGACAATGGGACGTTCGAGTGGACGCCAACGTTTGAACAGGCCGGTGTTTACGCTGTAACCTTTAGCGTAAGCGACGGCGACACCACCGTCAGCAAAGAAATAAAAATCACCGTACAAAACGTCAATCGCCCGCCGGTGTTTAATGAAATCGGCGCGCAGCAGGTTAAAGAAAACGAAGAACTGCGTTTTACCATCTCAGCATCAGACCCCGATGCCGGCACGGAGTTAAAATTTAGCGCGCAAAATCTGCCGGACGGCGCAAACTTTGATCCCGCCACGCAAACCTTTGTCTGGAAGCCGAATTTCGATCAGCAGGGCGAACACCAGGTAGTCTTTACCGTCAGCGACGGCGAAAGCGAAGTAAAACAAACCGTTGTCATAAGCGTGCAAAATGTTAATCGACCGCCAACGATCAATGGACCGACCAGCAACGAAGCGCAGGCAGGAGAAGCAATTCAGCTGCGGTTTAACGGAAGCGATCCGGATGGCGACGCCTTAAAGTTCTCTGGCGATAATCTGCCCTCCGGCGCTAAAATAGACGATTCAGGGAATTTTACCTGGACGCCAGACGACGGCCAGGTGGGCGCGCACAGCTTTGTGATAAAAGTCAGCGACGGGCAGGAAGAAGCCTCCATTAATGTAAAGATCGACGTCAAACCTAAACCTCAGCCCGCGCCGGCAGACACAACAGGAAATTAG